One genomic segment of Impatiens glandulifera chromosome 6, dImpGla2.1, whole genome shotgun sequence includes these proteins:
- the LOC124943472 gene encoding LOB domain-containing protein 18-like — protein MSTETNSSARIVIKPCGACRYMRKKCLDNCIFAPYFDSDKGTANFASIHNIFGASNVTKLLTNIPIDKRHDAVRTLNYEAHARLQDPIYGCVSQIYSLQNQVINLQREIVCLQAQLARQPPPQQQLPSSLSMSDYPFGGGATYDMAPLFEFDPNIGSSHQPDSWAAVQQQFHDRNPFTGAPVDGVDGEEFAGELPMRN, from the exons atgagcACCGAGACCAATTCCAGCGCCAGAATCGTTATCAAGCCATGCGGAGCCTGTAGATACATGCGAAAGAAATGCCTCGACAATTGCATATTCGCACCTTACTTTGATTCCGATAAAGGAACCGCCAATTTTGCATCGATTCACAATATTTTTGGAGCGAGCAACGTTACAAAACTTCTAACGAATATTCCGATCGACAAACGGCACGATGCAGTTAGGACTTTAAATTATGAAGCTCATGCTCGTCTCCAAGATCCTATATATGGTTGCGTATCTCAAATCTATAGTCTCCAAAATCAG GTGATCAATCTTCAACGAGAGATTGTGTGCTTACAAGCCCAATTAGCCAGGCAGCCGCCACCTCAGCAACAGCTACCGTCTTCTTTGTCCATGTCGGACTACCCTTTTGGTGGCGGTGCCACCTATGACATGGCACCTCTCTTTGAGTTTGATCCTAATATTGGATCATCTCATCAGCCGGATTCATGGGCAGCCGTTCAGCAGCAGTTCCATGATCGGAACCCATTCACCGGAGCTCCGGTGGACGGCGTCGATGGGGAAGAGTTTGCTGGGGAGTTACCGATGAGGAATTAA